tgtcagcagtcttataaaactggtttctatggattttcgcaaaaaatggctcgttccaagacaaataataaaaaagttgtaataatggtatatctgtgagagtgcagctttaaaaaagtaTCGAGGGCGGTCGTTATCAAATGTATGAGTCATATCAATTCATTGTAGCATAAAGGTTATCTAAAGTAGCAAACTAGCATTGAACGTGCTGACTGTCAACATGTAGCCTCAGCAATTGGCGTTTATGCTTTTTCTGCCTCGAGTATgctaataacaaaacaaaagtcCCCAGGAATTGCGTTTAACGCGCTGACTGTACACATGTATggggttttttttacaaagagtATGCTTAGAACGAAACAAAAGTCAAAAGACTCCCTGACATTCACATAGGTGGACTATGCTAACCTAAACCTATGAATTCCATGCTCCTCCTACAATTAGTCTTATTGTTAACGGGCCTTTTCCATGATATTTCGCGAGagtttttccaaatttgattGATTCACCTTAAATCCAAATAGGAGGAATCTGTTGAAGCGTGATGTGTTTTATTCTTGTATTTGTCAGTTTGTGCTTATGTCTGTGCTTTGTGCTTCCTAGAGAAGACTTATCcgactattaaaatatcaatgaacACAATAAAGATAGCGTTGTCCTTTTTTCAATCATAATGTTGCTATCTTTACGGCAGCCTCTGACTTGGAAATCGCAGGCTGTTTTACAGCTGCAGTAAGACACACACTTAATCTTTCACGTTCTTCGGGCACTTAACTGGCAGGCGTTCCGCAAGCAATGATCTTATAGAAGTAAATGTATGAAAACATGCGTCTGATCACAttcatgtaataatatcaacaagATTACAGACTAGAGTTTTCTCTATTAAATTTCAAGTCATATTTGTGTTACTGTTCCTAAATGTATTGAATCGTGCAAAAACGTTGCaattatgtgtgtgtttttttgcttaaatgtaAATGCTGGTTATTAACGTGTAAAAGTTGTTTTTCACAATTTACAAAACTCTATCCTAATaaaagaacaattttcaaaatagttttttttcactTCCCCATTTCATGCTGGTTCCTTTCCTCTGCGCTTTCCAAAGTTGGTTCTTTCCCTCTCCGCCTTCCAAGTTACCTCTTTCCACCTGTCCAATGGGGGTTACGTCATTCTCCCCTTTCAAATggagcattcggaactcctcagacatttttatcgaaaacaacctcggatgtatgccggtacatcagttgttCCTAAAATTCTGAATTACATCATCAATTAAATgcagtgttttagcttgtatttattgatctaagtttaaattgattgccattgaactgtataattgcaaacataataataatattattaatattccCAAGAGTTTAATCATttagtttaactgctaaattaaatcactacgcgatctacgtGCAGTGGACTTAAAGATATCGATTTCTGAGTTTgaaaaccgtccaaatacatccgaggttgttttcgataaaaaggccgaggagttccgaatgtcatATAGAAGTGAATCGGGTGGGCACATCATCTCCATGATTCAATTCACGCCCTAAAAGCGCTTAtcgtttaaagtttatttaattacatatcACCTCAATATATCTTAGCTTGTTGGATCTACATTCAAAGATGTTGATACCCGGGACTTCATAATTCAAGAAAATGAAGATGTCCTGCATGTAATATTAGTTTAAACGTTTATTATttcctttattgaaatacatgtgtttatacTTATTACTAGGGCCGCATTTGTATACTCATAATATCAATAGGACATAATAGAACACGGAACAGATTTTTTATTCACCAAAGATGccaaacaatatatatgtgaacataatataacatatatgtggtgacaaacacatataaaccatacaagtacatgcaaaataagCATACGTAAGACTCAGTTCACTGAAATACATATCATTTTTCAGCATTTCGTGTATGCGCCTAGTCCGTACGAGTAGTATCCTACAATTTCtaaatgacatttattcataaCGCTAGTTATTGACGCCATAGAGATGAGTTCACTCATGTTTTGTAGAAGGCACTTAATCggaacaatatcaatatcatctAATTAGTAAAGTTGAGTATAGATATACGTCTTTCTCGTACAAAACTACCTCTTATAATGTAttctaaatgtatttattgGCAATAAACATATTATGGTTACATGCAAAAAGGGCATGCTTGTTTAATACACCGTATCCTTTTCTAGTTTACACATTTAATGTTGGTCTTGTCACAAAAGACAGAGAATTTACACAACATGTTTAAGCAATTAAGCAAGACGGAGTATTTacgcgaaaaaaaaaatgcacactCGATTTACGCACAAAATTGGTGCTATTAGGCAATGTTTACATTATGTTTGGGCATTCAAACAAGACAGAGTATTTATGCACAAAGCTGGTCCTATGTAACAAGACATTGTATTAGAAGAATATGGTGGTCCAATCTAACAACACAGAGTATTGATGCACAAAGCTGGTCCTATCTAACAAGACATTGTATTAGAAGAATATGGTGGTGCAATTAAACAACACAGAGTATTGATGCACAAAGCTGGTTCTATCTAACAAGACAAAGTATTTATTCACAAAGATAGTCCTATGTAACAAGACAGAGAATTTATGCACAAAGCTGGTCCTATCAAACAAGACATAGTATTTATAGAATATGGCGATGCAATCAAACAATACAGATTGTTTACGAAAAAAGCTGGTCCTATCAAACAAGACAGAGTAGTTGCACACTGAGTTGACGTATTCAAACAATCCACAACATTTACACATTAAGTTGGTTAAATCTAACACGACAGAGCATTGTGCACAAAATTGGTACTATTAAACGAGACAGAGTATGTACACACGATAttggtgaaataaaaaaacaacaacatagtaTTTACACAATAGGTTGGTGCAATTACACAAGATACATGAgtacacaagcacatagttttaCTGAAACAGAtctcaaattttatttatggctacttaaggtggaacgcgactatgatttttttttcgagttatTGTCTGAAAATTgttatacgaatagaagagcatatgcccagttagggactgttttttatattttcaataatcgGAACAGTTTCGAATCtacgagtcttcaaaatatgtcactgacgtcaattttgagacgtctctcatatattttgcgttccagctacaataaccgatattttcatcaattcttcgtttaccgctatgaaatttcaacatcAAGTGCGTCTTGTGGAAACGTTTACGCACATCTATTTTTCgttctcttgttttacgttatttattctaaattcgtctataacatcatttttcgcggaaaaaacggcgtcgtgtttcgctgaaaaaagtgcgcctttatttatttttggaaaaaactgctcgtttaattttcgattttttttaaatacatgtattcaatgttttattacaaatcgcctgcTGCCAAAAAAGGGTACcttaccgacttcgtttttgaaaaatgaatgaatttatatatgttcttgatgttgatatatatcaattgtatttgtttttgatggaCTATGACATTAATTGTCCAATTGACTGAATGGAATCATTTAGGCATGTCTAATGATAAGTTTTTGAACACTATTGAATACCGTCCcagataaattatttaaatgattatgcatctataaatatatgttaacgtttctaaatgtataaattatgGTGTATGTCACAATCAAGAAGTAcgacataaaaaatacaaacatcagtATAACTCAAAATACGTACACACATTCTGTAAAATTAGTTCGTTTAATTCGTAATACATGTTATATTACAATCACAGAAAAGAAAAGCAAGTGACATTGTTCGATTGATGTAAGAGATATTGTGCGGACATCAATTTCCAGACTAAATTCCTCTCCTAAGAGGATGAGAGTGGTCGAACAGGTCGTGTGTTTGAGCCTCAACTTAGGTGCACATTATTTTTGCCTCTCAAAATAAACACCCGTGTTGGTTTCTTAACGATAAACTACCTCGAGGGTGATTCATATCAGCCAAGAGCTTTCTTCACGTTCGAACGAAAATAAATTAGTTACATTTAACACGAACCACGTGCTTAACCTTGAAATTACTTGACGTGCTTCTACAACGGTTTGGGGTATGAATATCGAATTATGCAGCGAATCGGATGATCAAGCTGTAATCTTAACCTGAAGCCAAGGGGGTTCTGCCCACATACACCAAACCGTTTTCCTTGTGGGCGAAGGACTAGTGGAATTATAAgtaatttaatgttaatacCATGAGTACTATCACAATTCCAAAAATTATTAAGGAGTTAATGTTAAACACaattcaaattacaaataaatccCCACAAACAAGTATGACCATATATCTGGCAATAATAACATATGTTCAATGGCAATACCATTGGCCGATAGcggtttgaaaaatattatttgtgtgTTATGCCTTCTTGGTGAGTGAACATGCagtataacaaatatttctcaaaaaatGTTCTTCGGACAGGAAGGTCGGAAGTAAttgaaatactcatttaaaaaacacCGAATTTTGgttttgtgaccttgaccaggACAAATGGGTTCAGCATGTCGCcttgtttaataataaagcGTTGTTTAGTGCATACATGTATCGTTACTAATAATAGTGCATGTTTACGTTCCGCAagaaaagaataataatatGCCAAGGCGAAAAAAACGTATCCAAGATGAATCTTAAGTTGGTGTATCCCCATTTACAATTATACTACCCCCAACGTCTCGAAACACCTTAAACAACTTATGACATGATTAAGATAAtctcattaattttgttttgtgtatacCTTCTGTTATAACTTTTTTGTAAGATCTTTTGGACATTATCCTTATGATAATCACCACGATGAacgataaactatttttattagttaaaataatgaaataaactactTATGCTTGTAGTGCTTCAGACCTTAAGAGAATTTGGGGCCTGTTGGTAGGTGTGTGATGTTCGAATAGTCGGGAGTGTTTAATTATGTTGCATTGCATCTGTATTAACTGTAGCCAACTTAATTGAAAGGACTGCAAATAATGTTGTACTTAAACAACAGTTTAAACAATGAAGCATGtcaaaaacgtttttttgcAAAAGCTCGATTTCATTGCGGTATACAAGGCGTTAAACATCGACTTTTAGATACAAAATATTAGACAATCAATTATCTTGGATTTACAATTACAAATCAGTCGTTGCGTCGTTTTTCCAGAATGTTGTAATCCTGCACTCAGTTTTGAATGTAAATTTAAACCATATACCACCTAAAAAATCATTCGCAATTAACAAGCGTATTAACAAAACACTTTTGATACCGTTAAATGTCGTTAACATCATTTGGATCGCAAGGGCttgaaagaaaacacaaataaatatattcttaataaATGTAAACGAAACAATGTACATTACGACAAGTCAACGTGTTTTGAACGGGCAGAAACTTTAACAGACAGGAAAGTAATTTCCAAGTATGGTAACGCTTACACAGAATCTGACAAAGCTAATTTGAAAAGCCCGCTGAACGTTGGAACTCTTAAAGATTAAACGTAGTTTTTGATAGATGTCTATGAGCCGTTTCACTGGCTGAAGGCTGTTATCTTAAGAGTACAACATAATTGATCTGTATTTAATGCACAATGTTTaacacttttgtttaaattttcaacttAAAAGACGAAAATAAGTAAGCTTCTACTGAAATAATAACATAGAaattttaaatcagtttaactaaatagatatataatattcattCAAATAGTATATGACTTTAATATTGTTTAGTCTGTTTAGGATCTACACATGTTCAGTCTATGCCTTTTTTCACATACGTATTTTAAATTCCCGTTGCAATCAATATCATCCCAACCTTCGCTTGTCATGATCAGGCAGTTTTCATTAGTATCCCCTTTAGTTTCGTCTTGAAAGAAATTTTCATATGACCACGTTTCGTTGGTTTCCCATTTCCATGATCCCTCAGATTCTTTATCATTGGCTCCAATCCAATACCAAGGAGAGAACGTACTTTGTATAAAGTCGTTTTCAGTGGAGCTGGTAATTGAAACTAGTTTAGCACCGACCAGTTCACAATTGCTCTTTGCTGCTTCATATTTGACATCCCTGGAGAAGAGTCTGTAGCATGAAGTTTGGAACAGGGTCCAATCAGCCTCACATCTCTAAAATAAaggtattgttttaatgcattttggCGAATCGATGTAATGTGACGTTCATTAGGCCggtttgatatttaaatgtccTTACCAGGTTGCTTTTCTCATGCAATCACTAAACCACTAAATGTTTACACAAATACTATTACttactattatattattattattattattattattagtagtagtagtagtagtagtagtagtagtagtagtagtagtagtagtagtagtgtagtagtagtagtagtagtagtagtagtagtagtagtagtagaagtagtagtagtaggtagtagtagtagtagtagtagtagtagcagcagcagcagcagcagcagcagtagcagtagtagtagtagcagcagcagcagcagtagcagcagcagcagcagtagtagttgtagtagtagtagtagtagtagtagtagtagtagtagtagtagtagcagtagtagtagtagtagtagtagtagcagtagtagtagtagtagtattactactactattataTTAGTAACTTACTTTTTGCCTTGCACACAATATTGGTATTTGATTGTGATTCTCTTTTCAAagttattgcaaaaatatgctCTTTTATTCGAAAACCAAGAATGATGCTATGCGTCATTTTAAGCGCAGTTGTCGATGTTTCAACtctacatatatattattgtaataaatataagtCCGTATCATTACATTGAGAGTCAACCTACCAACTGTTACCCAAGTATTACGAATAACAAATATCTTGTACCTTGCAAGTCACGTCATTTTTTGTCCAATGGCCATCCAAGCCACATTCGATAGTGAGAGACGGGACGTAGTCGTCTTTACAGTCAAGACGAATCCAGCTGCCGATCCTGTTCACATTGCCATGAACGACTATGTCATCCGAAACGTTGAGCGGTCCACATTCTAAAAGGCACATTTGGTCGTTAGATGTTGAATATTTCAGTGTTTCAAATTACAACCAATGTTAGCTACTTGTGTATGTTAGGTTTAtgaattaattcaatatttatctcGGGAATCCCTTCACGAGAATTATTAACTGATTAAAAAACAAGAgttgtttgtcaaacattatgcaccctaagcgccatgttgtcagacaaactttggtctaccgacctAACGACCAATCAACATACCGACCGGTCGACATATGCAAAGCCAAATACATTAAGTAACTACGTACTGGCCACACAGTAA
This genomic stretch from Mya arenaria isolate MELC-2E11 chromosome 10, ASM2691426v1 harbors:
- the LOC128206379 gene encoding versican core protein-like: MSEFKGKMEDHFKFGGIANRRRGLQLLAIFISFSSTIATTGFRTSELQFSTKYNVTVPTAFFTQISLEKCWEECTARVACRAFNYYNLYKLCELDILGNLTDVSTSEPFEENGVVYWAKQELLATIPCGSKTCSLGQRCDKDTGACEIKECGPLNVSDDIVVHGNVNRIGSWIRLDCKDDYVPSLTIECGLDGHWTKNDVTCKRCEADWTLFQTSCYRLFSRDVKYEAAKSNCELVGAKLVSITSSTENDFIQSTFSPWYWIGANDKESEGSWKWETNETWSYENFFQDETKGDTNENCLIMTSEGWDDIDCNGNLKYVCEKRHRLNMCRS